In the genome of Planococcus donghaensis, the window GTAGACGCTCACTGGGTTGAGAGAGTTATTAAAAAAAATAAAAAAATCGCATCATTTTGTTTAATGACACGATTCCAGTTTACTCATTTATCCATTTTTTCATTTTTATATAAATTTCTTTTTTCTTATGTTCGTCTAAGTGATGGATGTCAAAAAGCTCTGATAACCAAATTCCATCTGCTGCCAAACGAATAATTGTTGCTTTGACTGGATCAATTCCATCATCTTCTATGGCAGCTTGCCATTCGTTATAAAGATCTCGAATCGGATCCAGCAAATCAGAATTCACAGCTTTTGCAGCTAGTAAGCCTGCATGCATTTCTTTGTTAGGATAAGTATTGTTAAATGTTACATCTGCGTATGCACTAATCCACTTTCCGTGCTCTTGAGTTGATTCTTCTACAGAAGCAGAAATTTTTTCTCGATAATTCCCAGCTAGATGTTCCACCATTCCTTTTACCAACGCCTCTTTAGATGGAAAATGATAAAGCAACCCACCTTTACTAACACCTGCCTCGATTGCGACTGCCTCTAATGTCAGATTAAAAATACCACGCTCACTAACAACTTTCGATGCCGCATGAAGAATTTCAATTTTCCTAGTTGCTCTAGCCATAAGCATCTCCTTTACTGAGTGAATTTTACTTTACTATACTTCGTGGACGGTTTTTTTTCAAATTCCTTTTAGCTTATCTATTTATAAAACGGCTGTCTTTTGCTACTGACAATAACCTGCAAATAAACTAAACAAAAAAGCTGATTCTACGAAGAATCAGCTTTTCAAAACTAGGATTACTCTAACTTAGAGTTTCTACTCATTAGTTTCTTCCTCGTAAGGGGTTATCGAGTCAGGAGTTGTGGCCAAATCACACCAAGAAACAATTCCGATGATGCGATCGTTTTCAACAATGGGCAGTCGGCGAATTTTGTGTGTAGTCATCAATTCCGCTGCCTGCTCAGCGCTTAACTCAGTTGTACCTGTAATGACTTCTTCCGATAAAATTTCTGCAATGGCCGTATCACTCGGTAATTGTTCGGCTAAGCCACGAACGACGATATCTCGATCTGTAACGATGCCAACTAAACGACCTTTTTCACAAATAGGAATAGCACCAACGTTTATTTCACGCATCATTGAGGCAACTTCTTGAAGTGTTGATTCGGGCAT includes:
- a CDS encoding TetR/AcrR family transcriptional regulator, with amino-acid sequence MARATRKIEILHAASKVVSERGIFNLTLEAVAIEAGVSKGGLLYHFPSKEALVKGMVEHLAGNYREKISASVEESTQEHGKWISAYADVTFNNTYPNKEMHAGLLAAKAVNSDLLDPIRDLYNEWQAAIEDDGIDPVKATIIRLAADGIWLSELFDIHHLDEHKKKEIYIKMKKWINE
- a CDS encoding CBS domain-containing protein translates to MRIEEIMTTDIETCMPESTLQEVASMMREINVGAIPICEKGRLVGIVTDRDIVVRGLAEQLPSDTAIAEILSEEVITGTTELSAEQAAELMTTHKIRRLPIVENDRIIGIVSWCDLATTPDSITPYEEETNE